From a region of the Cygnus atratus isolate AKBS03 ecotype Queensland, Australia chromosome 3, CAtr_DNAZoo_HiC_assembly, whole genome shotgun sequence genome:
- the TENT5A gene encoding terminal nucleotidyltransferase 5A, with the protein MAEDGQAGGCPAGRYAGGCESAQCNVLSWEQVQRLDRILSETIPIHGRGNFPTLAMQPRQIVKVVRSRLEEKGIGLRDVRLNGSAASHVLHQDSGLGYKDLDLIFCADLKGEAEFQTVKDVVLDCLLDFLPEGVNKEKITPLTLKEAYVQKMVKVCNDSDRWSLISLSNNSGKNVELKFVDSLRRQFEFSVDSFQIKLDSLLLFYECSENPMTETFHPTIIGESVYGDFQEAFDHLCNKIIATRNPEEIRGGGLLKYCNLLVRGFRAASESEIKSLQRYMCSRFFIDFSDIGEQQRKLESYLQNHFVGLEDRKYDYLMTLHGVVNESTVCLMGHERRQTLNLITMLAIRVLAEQNIIPNVANVTCYYQPAPYVADANFSNYYIAQVQTVFPCQQHTYSTWLPCN; encoded by the exons ATGGCAGAGGACGGGCAGGCCGGCGGCTGCCCCGCCGGGAGGTACGCGGGCGGTTGCGAGAGCGCGCAGTGCAACGTGCTGAGCTGGGAGCAAGTGCAGCGCCTGGACCGCATCCTCAGCGAGACCATCCCCATCCACGGCCGCGGCAACTTCCCCACGCTGGCCATGCAGCCCCGGCAGATCGTCAAGGTGGTGCGGAGCCggctggaggagaagggcaTCGGGCTGAGGGACGTGCGGCTCAACGGCTCGGCCGCCAGCCACGTCCTCCACCAAGACAGCGGCCTGGGCTACAAGGACTTGGACCTCATCTTCTGCGCCGACCTCAAAGGGGAAGCCGAGTTTCAGACTGTCAAGGACGTGGTCTTGGACTGCCTCTTGGATTTCTTGCCCGAGGGGGTGAACAAGGAGAAGATCACGCCGCTTACCCTCAAG GAAGCCTACGTGCAGAAAATGGTAAAGGTATGCAATGATTCTGACCGGTGGAGTCTCATCTCCTTGTCCAACAACAGCGGCAAGAACGTGGAGCTGAAATTTGTGGACTCTCTGAGGCGGCAGTTCGAATTCAGCGTCGACTCCTTTCAAATCAAGCTGGactccctgctgcttttttatGAATGCTCGGAGAACCCAATGACTGAAACCTTTCACCCGACTATCATCGGTGAGAGCGTCTATGGGGATTTCCAAGAAGCTTTCGATCACCTCTGCAACAAGATAATTGCCACCAGAAACCCAGAAGAGATTAGAGGAGGGGGTCTGCTCAAGTACTGCAACCTTTTGGTAAGGGGCTTTAGGGCTGCCTCCGAGTCCGAGATTAAGTCCCTGCAGAGATACATGTGCTCGAGGTTTTTCATTGACTTCTCAGACAttggagagcagcagaggaagctggAGTCCTACTTGCAGAACCACTTTGTGGGATTAGAGGACCGCAAGTATGACTATCTCATGACCCTCCACGGTGTGGTGAATGAGAGCACAGTGTGCCTGATGGGACATGAGAGGAGACAGACGCTGAATCTGATCACCATGCTGGCCATCCGGGTCCTAGCTGAGCAAAATATCATCCCCAATGTGGCCAATGTCACCTGCTATTACCAGCCAGCCCCATATGTAGCAGATGCTAACTTCAGCAATTACTATATTGCCCAGGTTCAGACGGTGTTCCCGTGCCAGCAGCACACATACTCTACTTGGCTGCCCTGTAATTAA